Proteins encoded together in one Brassica napus cultivar Da-Ae unplaced genomic scaffold, Da-Ae ScsIHWf_763;HRSCAF=1102, whole genome shotgun sequence window:
- the LOC106453707 gene encoding uncharacterized protein LOC106453707, with protein sequence MAYSSSLFPSPFFSTDSSLFEVEVTRDEFHSFHKIDRDLFTRLVFVLKRDMNQSSQVIAFLLVVEQLRFARNLVAYLVSSQDMLIDAVANEVGVCLSILYNQDYSSFFLLNHNNNDEVVIPFLKGLTDSNLTPSYINQYRETILVGVTKNLNDVCNRAFDDIYEKGYKEQLLAIERAKLIEEMKKIRLGAPQQTPTRLSVQHQTPSWWNVQQQISCRSSVQQRTSIRSSVRRSTPIKVSAPQEWVPAPDVEKKAKAVVMETEGADIKEDEEEVTPADDRTVILKFSKGYPISESEVRVHFTREFGEVIEAIVMQEVQENEQPLFARMVLKMEYASKIEDIVTPMNKNMFTIDGKHVWVHKFFAAPSSSHV encoded by the coding sequence ATGGcttattcttcttctctttttccttctcCATTTTTCTCAACCGATTCTTCTTTATTTGAAGTGGAGGTAACTCGAGACGAGTTTCATTCTTTCCACAAAATCGATAGAGACTTGTTCACTCGCCTCGTCTTTGTTCTAAAACGAGACATGAACCAATCGTCTCAAGTGATTGCGTTTCTCCTCGTGGTCGAGCAACTTCGCTTTGCACGCAACTTGGTCGCGTATCTTGTCTCATCACAAGACATGTTAATCGACGCGGTGGCCAATGAAGTCGGTGTGTGTCTAAGTATCTTATACAACCAAGACTACTCAAGCTTCTTCCTCCTTAACCACAACAACAATGATGAGGTGGTTATTCCTTTTCTCAAAGGTCTAACTGACAGTAATCTCACTCCTAGTTACATCAACCAGTACCGCGAAACTATTCTCGTTGGAGTGACAAAGAATTTGAACGATGTCTGCAACCGAGCTTTCGATGATATATACGAGAAGGGCTACAAAGAGCAACTGTTGGCGATAGAGAGGGCGAAACTCattgaggagatgaagaagatccGGTTGGGTGCTCCACAACAAACCCCTACTAGGTTGAGTGTTCAACACCAAACCCCTAGCTGGTGGAATGTTCAACAACAGATCTCTTGTAGGTCGAGTGTTCAACAACGAACCTCTATTAGATCGAGTGTTCGACGATCAACCCCTATAAAGGTGAGTGCTCCACAAGAATGGgttcctgctccagatgttgaAAAAAAAGCAAAGGCGGTCGTGATGGAGACAGAGGGGGCGGACATCAAGGAGGACGAGGAAGAGGTGACGCCGGCAGATGATAGGACGGTGATTCTAAAGTTTTCCAAAGGATATCCAATTTCTGAATCGGAGGTTAGGGTTCACTTCACGAGGGAGTTTGGAGAAGTGATAGAAGCCATTGTGATGCAAGAAGTGCAAGAGAATGAGCAGCCCTTGTTTGCGAGGATGGTGTTGAAGATGGAATATGCGTCGAAGATTGAAGATATCGTGACTCCAATGAACAAAAACATGTTCACTATTGATGGAAAACATGTTTGGGTTCACAAGTTCTTCGCTGCCCCCTCCTCCTCGCATGTTTGA
- the LOC106379857 gene encoding uncharacterized protein LOC106379857 yields MSNCSIEQLHAFYVQERLLFVKLVQKFSRSLAESLLVMATWLWLEDFGFEHIFSVIMALNDPLIAALANEAVLCFRCLESEEPPNGFSQIPVTAEFMDISLQIIYQNRYSAITGIKNFLTTVCSRIFSDIVQQVLPSSYITSHNQPLIIPGFPHPTFGSINVMPSVASLDNFSSRNLFHIPSGIWGWNASCIATENDRSLFLTFSRGIPVSEAEVRLVFTEKYGENCVKGVHIPKYGGNLPNENLNSNQDVQQQSLYARLVLDSVVTVDRILMGESKQKFYIDGKPIWARKFKNRYRK; encoded by the coding sequence ATGTCAAATTGTAGCATTGAACAACTGCATGCTTTCTATGTTCAAGAAAGACTGCTTTTCGTTAAATTGGTACAAAAATTTTCAAGATCTCTAGCTGAGTCACTTCTTGTCATGGCCACATGGCTTTGGCTTGAAGACTTTGGCTTTGAGCACATCTTCTCAGTCATCATGGCTCTCAACGATCCACTCATTGCAGCTCTTGCTAATGAGGCTGTCTTATGCTTCCGGTGTCTTGAATCCGAAGAACCTCCAAATGGTTTCAGTCAGATCCCTGTGACTGCAGAATTTATGGATATATCTCTtcaaataatctaccaaaatcgATACAGTGCCATCACAGGAATCAAAAACTTTTTAACCACTGTTTGCTCAAGAATTTTCTCTGACATCGTTCAACAAGTTCTCCCATCCTCCTACATCACTAGCCACAACCAGCCTCTCATCATCCCCGGGTTCCCGCATCCAACTTTTGGGAGCATCAACGTGATGCCTAGTGTTGCTTCCTTGGATAATTTCTCCAGCAGAAATTTATTCCATATCCCTAGTGGTATATGGGGCTGGAATGCTAGTTGCATCGCAACTGAAAACGACCGGTCCCTTTTTCTAACGTTTTCTCGTGGAATCCCAGTATCCGAAGCGGAAGTGAGGCTGGTATTCACAGAAAAATATGGAGAAAACTGTGTTAAGGGCGTTCACATACCTAAGTACGGTGGAAACTTACCCAATGAGAACTTGAATAGTAATCAGGATGTTCAACAACAATCACTATATGCGAGGCTGGTCTTGGATTCAGTCGTTACTGTAGATCGTATACTTATGGGCGAGAGTAAACAAAAGTTTTACATCGACGGGAAGCCTATTTGGGCTCGTAAGTTTAAAAATAGatacagaaaataa